The following coding sequences are from one Saccharomyces cerevisiae S288C chromosome X, complete sequence window:
- the GPI14 gene encoding glycosylphosphatidylinositol-alpha 1,4 mannosyltransferase I (Glycosylphosphatidylinositol-alpha 1,4 mannosyltransferase I; involved in GPI anchor biosynthesis, requires Pbn1p for function; homolog of mammalian PIG-M): MTGEEWGLTVLSFLVRVGFFLFGIYQDANFKVRYTDIDYFVFHDAAKYVYEGKSPYARDTYRYTPLLSWLLVPNHYFGWFHLGKVIFVIFDLVTGLIIMKLLNQAISRKRALILESIWLLNPMVITISTRGNAESVLCCLIMFTLFFLQKSRYTLAGILYGLSIHFKIYPIIYCIPIAIFIYYNKRNQGPRTQLTSLLNIGLSTLTTLLGCGWAMYKIYGYEFLDQAYLYHLYRTDHRHNFSVWNMLLYLDSANKENGESNLSRYAFVPQLLLVLVTGCLEWWNPTFDNLLRVLFVQTFAFVTYNKVCTSQYFVWYLIFLPFYLSRTHIGWKKGLLMATLWVGTQGIWLSQGYYLEFEGKNVFYPGLFIASVLFFVTNVWLLGQFITDIKIPTQPTVSNKKNN; encoded by the coding sequence ATGACTGGCGAAGAATGGGGCTTGACTGTACTGTCATTCTTGGTAAGAGTCggattttttctttttggcaTTTACCAGGACGCTAATTTCAAAGTGAGGTACACTGATATCGACTATTTTGTGTTTCATGATGCTGCTAAATATGTATACGAAGGCAAATCACCTTATGCAAGGGATACATATCGTTACACACCGCTACTAAGTTGGCTGCTAGTGCCTAATCATTATTTTGGATGGTTTCATTTGGGGAAGGTCATATTTGTTATTTTCGATTTGGTTACTGGGCTCATTATAATGAAGCTTTTGAACCAGGCCATCTCCAGAAAAAGAGCTTTAATATTGGAAAGCATTTGGCTATTGAATCCGATGGTTATCACCATCAGTACAAGGGGAAACGCTGAAAGCGTGCTTTGCTGTTTGATCATGTTCacgcttttttttctacaaAAGAGTAGATACACCCTAGCTGGAATCTTATATGGTCTTTCTATccatttcaaaatatatCCAATCATATATTGTATCCCAATAGcaatttttatatactaCAATAAAAGAAACCAGGGTCCACGAACACAACTTACATCGCTACTCAATATCGGTTTGAGTACTCTAACAACTTTGCTTGGATGTGGTTGGGCAATGTACAAGATATACGGATACGAGTTTCTGGATCAGGCATACTTGTACCACTTATACAGAACGGATCACAGACACAATTTTTCAGTGTGGAACATGCTATTGTATTTAGATTCTGCAAATAAGGAAAATGGTGAGTCCAATCTCTCAAGGTACGCATTTGTGCCTCAATTGCTGCTTGTTTTAGTAACTGGATGTCTTGAATGGTGGAATCCCACATTCGATAACCTATTGAGGGTTTTATTTGTGCAGACGTTCGCATTTGTGACATATAATAAAGTGTGCACATCGCAATATTTTGTTTGGTACCTGATCTTTCTACCATTTTACCTCTCAAGAACGCACATTGGTTGGAAGAAGGGGCTTTTAATGGCCACGCTTTGGGTAGGAACGCAGGGAATTTGGTTAAGCCAAGGTTACTATTTGGAATTCGAAGGCAAGAATGTATTCTATCCTGGACTATTTATTGCAAGCGTGTTATTTTTCGTCACCAATGTGTGGCTACTGGGTCAATTTATTACTGATATTAAGATACCGACGCAACCCACAGTTTCcaacaaaaagaacaacTGA
- a CDS encoding uncharacterized protein (hypothetical protein; localizes to endoplasmic reticulum and cytoplasm; null mutant exhibits abnormal lipid metabolic phenotype; predicted to encode a membrane transporter based on phylogenetic analysis; not an essential gene; YJR015W has a paralog, SNG1, that arose from the whole genome duplication) encodes MTSSLDDIEPTAYNNMEADEEYCRRNDIHDLSSVVGDAVSQGVPDMDGQTTDSSKDPEPNSEDKKAFPPSSGSFFSPNLQGQRKKVLLKFVFTNCLLAIICFTMFVLFWGALYDTSKYLHKVKLLVVIQEPPVVILDNNSSMVVPSISYALPTFINKIPCDWDIYNSPTFQAKFDVNTPQQVNDKVVDLVYDEKYWFAINIKPNATETLFESLINDTAPLFNSTLFNQVVYETGRDPTNLKSTILPVAQTIEEYYHTFYTLNYLPPLLTNITQVYRYALTNNARYIAAAGKYNYEYYDHRPFTDRILLAPTQIGVVYCLLLTFFQFLLYGPLHVEMAKVLRPANGLIYRIAMSWFTFFFASLFFCTTTAIFQVDFTKSFGRGGFVVYWMSTWLFMLAAGGANENAVMLVITLGPQYLGFWILSFVILNIAPSFFPLALNNNVYRYGYMMPVHNVIDIYRVIFFDVTRRKMGRNYGILVALIALNTALLPFVGKYASRKLKQKALVAAKQS; translated from the coding sequence ATGACTTCATCTCTAGATGATATAGAACCAACAGCATATAATAATATGGAAGCGGACGAGGAATATTGCAGACGCAACGATATACATGACCTTTCCAGCGTGGTCGGTGATGCTGTCTCACAAGGTGTGCCAGACATGGATGGTCAAACAACGGATTCTTCGAAGGACCCTGAGCCAAATTCCGAGGATAAGAAAGCGTTTCCTCCTTCGAGTGgctcatttttttctcctaATCTACAGGGTCAAAGGAAGAAAGTTCTTTTAAAGTTTGTTTTCACAAATTGCTTACTGGCCATAATTTGCTTTACAATGTTTGTGTTGTTCTGGGGGGCTCTTTACGACACCAGCAAGTATCTACACAAAGTTAAGCTTCTGGTTGTTATCCAGGAACCCCCTGTGGTAATTTTGGATAATAACAGTTCCATGGTAGTGCCCTCCATATCGTATGCTTTGCCTACTTTTATCAATAAAATACCATGTGATTGGGATATTTATAACAGTCCTACCTTCCAGGCCAAGTTCGACGTAAATACGCCACAGCAAGTCAATGACAAGGTTGTCGATTTGGTTTACGACGAAAAATACTGGTTTGCCATTAATATCAAGCCAAACGCCACGGAGACTCTATTTGAATCACTAATCAACGATACCGCACCACTATTCAATTCTACGCTGTTTAATCAGGTGGTATATGAAACTGGTAGAGACCCGACAAACCTAAAATCAACGATTTTACCGGTTGCTCAGACCATTGAAGAGTACTACCATACATTCTACACACTAAATTATCTGCCGCCGTTATTGACAAACATAACCCAGGTATATCGTTATGCACTAACTAACAATGCAAGGTATATCGCTGCAGCAGGTAAATATAACTACGAATACTATGACCACAGACCATTCACAGACCGTATTCTACTGGCACCCACACAAATCGGTGTTGTTTACTGTTTACTGCTaacttttttccaatttctATTGTACGGCCCATTACACGTAGAAATGGCAAAAGTGCTAAGACCAGCCAACGGTTTAATTTACCGTATCGCTATGTCATGGTtcacctttttctttgcgTCTTTGTTCTTCTGCACAACAACCGCCATCTTTCAAGTCGATTTTACCAAGTCCTTTGGTAGAGGTGGCTTCGTCGTATATTGGATGTCTACGTGGCTCTTCATGCTTGCTGCGGGAGGAGCTAACGAAAATGCGGTTATGCTTGTTATTACGTTAGGACCCCAGTATCTCGGGTTCTGGATCCTATCATTTGTCATTCTCAATATTGCACCTTCTTTCTTCCCATTAGCGCTAAACAATAATGTTTATAGATATGGGTACATGATGCCCGTTCACAACGTCATCGATATCTACAgggttattttttttgacgtGACAAGACGCAAGATGGGTCGGAATTATGGTATTTTAGTCGCACTCATTGCCTTGAATACGGCACTGTTACCATTTGTTGGCAAGTATGCTAGTAGAAAACTAAAACAGAAGGCTTTAGTGGCAGCAAAGCAGAGTTAA
- the MHO1 gene encoding Mho1p (hypothetical protein; inhibits haploid invasive growth when overexpressed; synthetically lethal with phospholipase C (PLC1); expression induced by mild heat-stress on a non-fermentable carbon source, upon entry into stationary phase and upon nitrogen deprivation; repressed by inosine and choline in an Opi1p-dependent manner; highly conserved from bacteria to human; Memo, the human homolog, is an ErbB2 interacting protein with an essential function in cell motility) gives MSIRPATHAGSWYSNRAQELSQQLHTYLIKSTLKGPIHNARIIICPHAGYRYCGPTMAYSYASLDLNRNVKRIFILGPSHHIYFKNQILVSAFSELETPLGNLKVDTDLCKTLIQKEYPENGKKLFKPMDHDTDMAEHSLEMQLPMLVETLKWREISLDTVKVFPMMVSHNSVDVDRCIGNILSEYIKDPNNLFIVSSDFCHWGRRFQYTGYVGSKEELNDAIQEETEVEMLTARSKLSHHQVPIWQSIEIMDRYAMKTLSDTPNGERYDAWKQYLEITGNTICGEKPISVILSALSKIRDAGPSGIKFQWPNYSQSSHVTSIDDSSVSYASGYVTIG, from the coding sequence atgTCAATACGTCCAGCAACACATGCAGGCTCATGGTATTCCAATAGAGCCCAAGAATTATCTCAACAACTGCATACATACTTGATCAAAAGTACCCTTAAAGGCCCAATTCACAACGCCAGAATTATCATATGTCCTCATGCCGGTTACAGGTATTGTGGACCCACTATGGCCTACTCGTACGCATCGTTGGATTTGAACCGTAATGTTAAGAGAATATTTATCTTGGGGCCGTCGCATCACatctatttcaaaaaccAAATATTAGTTAGTGCATTCAGTGAGCTAGAGACGCCCTTGGGTAATCTGAAAGTGGATACAGACTTGTGTAAAACATTAATACAGAAGGAGTATCCTGAGAACGGAAAGAAGCTGTTTAAGCCAATGGATCATGACACTGATATGGCTGAACATTCCTTAGAGATGCAGCTCCCCATGTTGGTGGAAACTTTGAAATGGAGAGAAATTTCTTTAGATACGGTGAAGGTATTTCCTATGATGGTTTCTCATAACAGCGTTGATGTTGATCGTTGCATTGGTAATATCTTGTCGGAGTACATTAAGGATCCGAACAATTTATTCATTGTAAGCAGTGATTTCTGTCATTGGGGCCGCAGATTCCAATATACTGGGTACGTCGGAAGCAAGGAAGAGTTGAATGATGCCATTCAAGAGGAAACAGAAGTGGAAATGTTAACTGCTAGGAGTAAACTTTCACATCATCAAGTTCCCATTTGGCAATCCATTGAAATAATGGACAGATATGCGATGAAAACGCTAAGTGATACTCCAAATGGTGAAAGGTACGATGCTTGGAAACAATACTTGGAAATCACCGGAAACACCATATGCGGCGAAAAGCCAATTAGTGTGATACTAAGTGCTTTATCGAAAATCCGTGATGCCGGTCCTTCAGGCATCAAATTTCAGTGGCCTAATTATTCACAGAGTTCTCATGTGACAAGTATTGATGATAGTAGTGTCAGTTATGCTTCAGGTTATGTTACTATAGGATAA
- the TDH2 gene encoding glyceraldehyde-3-phosphate dehydrogenase (phosphorylating) TDH2 (Glyceraldehyde-3-phosphate dehydrogenase (GAPDH), isozyme 2; involved in glycolysis and gluconeogenesis; tetramer that catalyzes reaction of glyceraldehyde-3-phosphate to 1,3 bis-phosphoglycerate; detected in cytoplasm and cell wall; protein abundance increases in response to DNA replication stress; GAPDH-derived antimicrobial peptides are active against a wide variety of wine-related yeasts and bateria; TDH2 has a paralog, TDH3, that arose from the whole genome duplication): MVRVAINGFGRIGRLVMRIALQRKNVEVVALNDPFISNDYSAYMFKYDSTHGRYAGEVSHDDKHIIVDGHKIATFQERDPANLPWASLNIDIAIDSTGVFKELDTAQKHIDAGAKKVVITAPSSTAPMFVMGVNEEKYTSDLKIVSNASCTTNCLAPLAKVINDAFGIEEGLMTTVHSMTATQKTVDGPSHKDWRGGRTASGNIIPSSTGAAKAVGKVLPELQGKLTGMAFRVPTVDVSVVDLTVKLNKETTYDEIKKVVKAAAEGKLKGVLGYTEDAVVSSDFLGDSNSSIFDAAAGIQLSPKFVKLVSWYDNEYGYSTRVVDLVEHVAKA; the protein is encoded by the coding sequence atggTTAGAGTTGCTATTAACGGTTTCGGTAGAATCGGTAGATTGGTTATGAGAATTGCTTTGCAAAGAAAGAACGTCGAAGTTGTTGCTTTGAACGATCCTTTCATCTCTAACGACTACTCCGCTTACATGTTCAAGTACGACTCTACTCACGGTAGATACGCTGGTGAAGTTTCCCACGATGACAAGCACATCATCGTTGATGGTCACAAGATCGCCACTTTCCAAGAAAGAGACCCAGCTAACTTGCCATGGGCTTCTCTAAACATTGACATCGCCATTGACTCCACTGGTGTTTTCAAGGAATTGGACACTGCTCAAAAGCACATTGACGCTGGTGCCAAGAAGGTTGTCATCACTGCTCCATCTTCCACCGCCCCAATGTTCGTCATGGGTGTtaacgaagaaaaatacacTTCTGACTTGAAGATTGTTTCCAACGCTTCTTGTACCACCAACTGTTTGGCTCCATTGGCCAAGGTTATCAACGATGCTTTCGgtattgaagaaggtttgATGACCACTGTTCACTCCATGACCGCCACCCAAAAGACTGTTGACGGTCCATCCCACAAGGACTGGAGAGGTGGTAGAACCGCTTCCGGTAACATCATCCCATCCTCTACCGGTGCTGCTAAGGCTGTCGGTAAGGTCTTGCCAGAATTGCAAGGTAAGTTGACCGGTATGGCTTTCAGAGTCCCAACCGTCGATGTTTCCGTTGTTGACTTGACTGTCAAGTTGAACAAGGAAACCACCTACGATGAAATCAAGAAGGTTGTCAAGGCTGCCGCTGAAGGTAAGTTGAAGGGTGTCTTGGGTTACACTGAAGACGCTGTTGTCTCCTCTGACTTCTTGGGTGACTCTAACTCTTCCATCTTCGATGCTGCCGCTGGTATCCAATTGTCTCCAAAGTTCGTCAAGTTGGTTTCCTGGTACGACAACGAATACGGTTACTCTACCAGAGTTGTCGACTTGGTTGAACACGTTGCCAAGGCTTAA
- the MET3 gene encoding sulfate adenylyltransferase (ATP sulfurylase; catalyzes the primary step of intracellular sulfate activation, essential for assimilatory reduction of sulfate to sulfide, involved in methionine metabolism; human homolog PAPSS2 complements yeast null mutant), with protein MPAPHGGILQDLIARDALKKNELLSEAQSSDILVWNLTPRQLCDIELILNGGFSPLTGFLNENDYSSVVTDSRLADGTLWTIPITLDVDEAFANQIKPDTRIALFQDDEIPIAILTVQDVYKPNKTIEAEKVFRGDPEHPAISYLFNVAGDYYVGGSLEAIQLPQHYDYPGLRKTPAQLRLEFQSRQWDRVVAFQTRNPMHRAHRELTVRAAREANAKVLIHPVVGLTKPGDIDHHTRVRVYQEIIKRYPNGIAFLSLLPLAMRMSGDREAVWHAIIRKNYGASHFIVGRDHAGPGKNSKGVDFYGPYDAQELVESYKHELDIEVVPFRMVTYLPDEDRYAPIDQIDTTKTRTLNISGTELRRRLRVGGEIPEWFSYPEVVKILRESNPPRPKQGFSIVLGNSLTVSREQLSIALLSTFLQFGGGRYYKIFEHNNKTELLSLIQDFIGSGSGLIIPNQWEDDKDSVVGKQNVYLLDTSSSADIQLESADEPISHIVQKVVLFLEDNGFFVF; from the coding sequence ATGCCTGCTCCTCACGGTGGTATTCTACAAGACTTGATTGCTAGAGATGCgttaaagaagaatgaaTTGTTATCTGAAGCGCAATCTTCGGACATTTTAGTATGGAACTTGACTCCTAGACAACTATGTGATATTGAATTGATTCTAAATGGTGGGTTTTCTCCTCTGACTGGGTTTTTGAACGAAAACGATTACTCCTCTGTTGTTACAGATTCGAGATTAGCAGACGGCACATTGTGGACCATCCCTATTACATTAGATGTTGATGAAGCATTTGCTAACCAAATTAAACCAGACACAAGAATTGCCCTTTTCcaagatgatgaaattccTATTGCTATACTTACTGTCCAGGATGTTTACAAGCCAAACAAAACTATCGAAGCCGAAAAAGTCTTCAGAGGTGACCCAGAACATCCAGCCATTAGCTATTTATTTAACGTTGCCGGTGATTATTACGTCGGCGGTTCTTTAGAAGCGATTCAATTACCTCAACATTATGACTATCCAGGTTTGCGTAAGACACCTGCCCAACTAAGACTTGAATTCCAATCAAGACAATGGGACCGTGTCGTAGCTTTCCAAACTCGTAATCCAATGCATAGAGCCCACAGGGAGTTGACTGTGAGAGCCGCCAGAGAAGCTAATGCTAAGGTGCTGATCCATCCAGTTGTTGGACTAACCAAACCAGGTGATATAGACCATCACACTCGTGTTCGTGTCTACCAGGAAATTATTAAGCGTTATCCTAATGGTATTGCTTTCTTATCCCTGTTGCCATTAGCAATGAGAATGAGTGGTGATAGAGAAGCCGTATGGCATGCTATTATTAGAAAGAATTATGGTGCCTCCCACTTCATTGTTGGTAGAGACCATGCGGGCCCAGGTAAGAACTCCAAGGGTGTTGATTTCTACGGTCCATACGATGCTCAAGAATTGGTCGAATCCTACAAGCATGAACTGGACATTGAAGTTGTTCCATTCAGAATGGTCACTTATTTGCCAGACGAAGACCGTTATGCTCCAATTGATCAAATTGACACCACAAAGACGAGAACCTTGAACATTTCAGGTACAGAGTTGAGACGCCGTTTAAGAGTTGGTGGTGAGATTCCTGAATGGTTCTCATATCCTGAAGTGGTTAAAATCCTAAGAGAATCCAACCCACCAAGACCAAAACAaggtttttcaattgttttAGGTAATTCATTAACCGTTTCTCGTGAGCAATTATCCATTGCTTTGTTGTCAACATTCTTGCAATTCGGTGGTGGCAGGTATTACAAGATCTTTGAACACAATAATAAGACAGAGTTACTATCTTTGATTCAAGATTTCATTGGTTCTGGTAGTGGACTAATTATTCCAAATCAATGGGAAGATGACAAGGACTCTGTTGTTGGCAAGCAAAACGTTTACTTATTAGATACCTCAAGCTCAGCCGATATTCAGCTAGAGTCAGCGGATGAACCTATTTCACATATTGTACAAAAAGTTGTCCTATTCTTGGAAGACAATGgcttttttgtattttaa
- the TMA22 gene encoding Tma22p (Ribosome-associated protein; involved along with heterodimeric partner Tma20p in recycling of 40S ribosomal subunits; involved in nonsense-mediated mRNA decay (NMD); contains a putative RNA binding domain; localizes to the cytoplasm in HTP studies; similar to human GRAP and human DRP1, which interacts with human Tma20p homolog MCT-1; protein abundance increases in response to DNA replication stress), whose product MLREVIYCGICSYPPEYCEFSGKLKRCKVWLSENHADLYAKLYGTDDNTQEVEAVTNKLAESSIGEAREEKLEKDLLKIQKKQENREQRELAKKLSSKVIIKREARTKRKFIVAISGLEVFDIDMKKLAKTFASRFATGCSVSKNAEKKEEVVIQGDVMDEVETYIHSLLEEKGLKDVKVETIDAKKKKKPAAEGAAK is encoded by the coding sequence ATGTTAAGAGAAGTCATCTATTGTGGAATTTGCTCCTACCCACCAGAGTACTGCGAGTTTTCAGGAAAATTAAAGCGTTGTAAAGTTTGGTTATCTGAAAACCACGCAGACCTTTATGCAAAGCTATACGGTACTGACGATAATACGCAAGAGGTGGAAGCCGTGACCAACAAACTGGCTGAATCCAGTATTGGCGAAGCTAGAGAGGAAAAGTTGGAAAAGGACTTGctgaaaattcaaaaaaaacaggAAAACAGGGAACAAAGAGAATTAGCTaagaagctgtcatcgaaaGTGATCATTAAAAGAGAAGCTAGGACCAAGAGAAAGTTTATCGTCGCTATCTCTGGGCTGGAAGTTTTCGACATCGACATGAAAAAGCTAGCCAAGACATTTGCGTCTAGGTTCGCCACAGGGTGCTCAGTCTCGAAAAATGcagagaaaaaagaagaagttgtcATTCAAGGTGACGTGATGGATGAAGTGGAAACTTACATACATTCCTTgctggaagaaaaaggccTAAAGGACGTCAAAGTGGAAACCATCGATGctaagaagaagaaaaagccTGCTGCAGAAGGAGCTGCCAAGTAA
- the SPC1 gene encoding signal peptidase complex subunit SPC1 (Subunit of the signal peptidase complex (SPC); SPC cleaves the signal sequence from proteins targeted to the endoplasmic reticulum (ER); regulates cellular levels of membrane proteins; homolog of the SPC12 subunit of mammalian signal peptidase complex; protein abundance increases in response to DNA replication stress), which produces MSEILQDVQRKLVFPIDFPSQRKTEKFQQLSLMIGALVACILGFAQQSLKVLLTAYGISCVITLICVLPAYPWYNKQKLRWAQPKIEINVDQYD; this is translated from the coding sequence ATGTCTGAGATATTACAAGATGTACAAAGGAAACTGGTTTTTCCAATAGATTTTCCCAGCCAACggaaaacagaaaaatttcaacaGCTATCGCTCATGATCGGAGCTTTGGTAGCGTGTATATTGGGATTTGCACAACAGTCCCTGAAAGTTTTACTGACTGCGTATGGCATTAGTTGTGTGATTACTTTAATATGTGTTTTGCCAGCTTACCCATGGtataataaacaaaaattgaGGTGGGCACAGccaaaaattgaaattaatGTCGACCAGTATGACTAG
- a CDS encoding uncharacterized protein (hypothetical protein; proposed involvement in transport based on mass spectrometry analysis of copurifying proteins; null mutant is viable), with protein MAAGGELSYEELLDHILNNKPIPNIVEVPNVTLDEGLASTPSLRPRPRPWEGQLQHQSHQGSLDKPNISLDIDQESLEGMTSLTRLSECYDIQSKLQINDSDNDNDDNNNDNNKGDGNDDDNNTVTANPTAR; from the coding sequence ATGGCAGCAGGTGGTGAACTTAGTTATGAAGAGTTGCTGGATCACATTCTGAATAACAAGCCTATACCTAATATTGTGGAGGTGCCCAATGTTACGCTGGATGAGGGTTTAGCTAGTACTCCTTCATTGAGGCCAAGACCTAGGCCTTGGGAAGGTCAGCTGCAGCATCAATCTCATCAAGGATCATTAGACAAACCCAATATATCTCTGGACATTGATCAAGAAAGCCTAGAAGGCATGACCTCATTAACAAGGCTGTCTGAATGTTACGATATACAGTCTAAGTTACAGATTAATGACAGTGACAACGATAATGATGACAATAACAATGATAACAATAAAGGCGATGGCAATGATGACGACAATAATACAGTAACAGCAAATCCAACAGCTAGGTAA
- the CAL4 gene encoding Cal4p (Accessory component of the Ccr4-NOT complex; GFP-fusion protein expression is induced in response to the DNA-damaging agent MMS) yields MSETRESNESTVSSLQTKLLLNDGISENNKKNVILLNQIVPFILNTSHYMTDLMYVLYYLAQKQEDEVLNHSGTFISHKKELLALKSDICELIYDLRTGFRLLLDSCELDHFETPGKCRHLIEKVLVTSIYGVNRYIFQELNRLNVDFKDEFILQMQNCLSGFVNLYKFLNKIPMSKQQSQMNDLQMKILVNVLQNELLPIWKFQLDLLNCKLFNELSKDKGLINIYRKATNDSVIDVSKGEPFIRYVNWLKDQIIGEMTV; encoded by the coding sequence ATGAGTGAAACACGAGAATCTAATGAAAGTACAGTTTCGTCTTTACAAACCAAACTTTTGCTCAATGACGGAATATCcgaaaacaacaagaaaaatgttaTACTGCTGAATCAAATAGTGCCGTTTATTCTGAATACTTCACATTATATGACGGATCTAATGTATGTCTTGTATTATCTGGCTCAAAAGCAGGAAGACGAAGTATTAAACCATTCTGGCACATTTATTTCACACAAAAAAGAACTCCTTGCACTAAAGAGTGATATTTGTGAACTAATTTACGATTTAAGGACAGGATTCCGCTTATTATTGGATAGTTGTGAGTTAGATCACTTTGAAACTCCTGGAAAATGCCGGCATTTGATCGAGAAGGTTCTAGTCACCTCCATTTATGGAGTGAACAGGTATATTTTCCAGGAATTAAACAGATTAAATGTCGATTTTAAAGATGAATTTATATTACAAATGCAAAATTGTTTATCAGGATTCGTTAATCTCtacaaatttttgaacaagaTCCCTATGAGTAAACAACAGTCACAGATGAACGATTTACAGATGAAGATCTTAGTTAATGTGTTACAGAATGAATTGTTACCCATTTGGAAGTTTCAGTTAGATCTTTTGAATTGTAAACTATTTAACGAGCTCTCTAAGGATAAGGGCCTGattaatatatatagaaaagCTACGAACGATAGTGTTATTGATGTTAGCAAGGGTGAACCATTCATCAGATATGTTAATTGGCTAAAGGACCAAATTATTGGTGAAATGACGGTTTAA